The DNA segment GCTTTACTGCTCTTCACAGataattgcatttttaacaaattgaaagtttgtagcaaccctgcatcaagcaagtctatcagtgccatttttccaacagcattattttttaattaaagtatgtacattgttttttcagGCATAGTGCTAATGCACACAGTATCTGAAACTTTTAAGTGATATTAGATAGTGAATTAATGTTGAATTATAAAAAGAACAATGGCTACTGGTAAGTATACCAAAGATTTCAGGTCAAAGATCACCTAACAATTTGTGGTTCACAGGTTTTCTGATGATGAGTCAAGATACCCCTAGACACCAGAAACACCAGGAGAGGTATTTAATCAACCCATTATAGAAAGCTGGTCCTAAGTGTAGGTGTCTTTCCTCAATTCTGGtttcttttatattctgtatTCCAACAAAGCATAATTGGACTGGAATATTGTATAACGTGTATTGCCCTCATGAGTCACAGAAATGAACTGAAAGAGAGAATTGATCTCCGGCTTATTTCCAAAATTCCTACTTATATTCTTCACTATTATTGGTCAACTGAGCAAAATAAATTGATATTAATTGTACAAACATAATGTGTTATTTGCAGTGAGCAATGTGACTTTCCTTAAAAACTacgtgctttttaaaattatgttatccATGTCCTGTATCTCATCTAAGGTGTAAGTccttggaaggcagagtcttgaCTTACTGAATTCAGTGGCACCAATCTGAATGACCTAAAGCTAGTAGTGGTTCAGTGAGAAGTGCTGATGTAGCTGATGGCAGTTATGTTAATAAGGACCCTTTCAGGTGCAGATGACAGTAACCTTTCTCAGGTAGCCCAGGCAGCAAAGGAAATGGTTGGCTTACATAACTGGCAAGTTGAAAGAGGCAGAGTTGACTTCAGGAATGGCTAGATCCAGGTTTGAGAGGCCATGATGATCATACTGTCTCTATTCCCCCACATTccctcccatctctctccttcccccatatCTCTCCTCTGTGTTTGCTTGCTTCACAGATTTTTCCATGTGGGTGTAAATAGAGTCACCAGCACCCAGGAATCCCAAGGAACAGAGAATTACCCTCTCTCTTTCCAACATCCATGTCAATTCCCCATATTTACTCTTACTGCTCCTCTTTGCATGTCCTTCAGGCCCATTACTGAGGCAGAGGAGTCAGACCATGTGATTGATGCCCAGCCAGAAATACATACTGTGGATGACAGGCCATTTCCAAAAGAATGGCTGAAGGAAAGACAAATAACAGCCATCCACTGCATGgcattgataaaaagaaaaaaaaagaaagatgaaagaagacTGATGTATTATCAGCACAAATATAAAGCTGTGGGATTATTAgccattgtatttatttataataaaatcagcATGGCATAAGTGATAAAAATAGGTCTATAGAACGTGATCGATTCCATATGACATGAAAGCAGAGACCTAGAAAGTATTTTAAGTGTCTTAAAAGGTGCTAGAGAAGGTTACGTGAGATTCAGAGCACACCAgtgactggggtggggagggagtagGAGGAAGCGAGGAACGTACAATGGGCCCTAACCCAACCCAAGCAGTGGACAAGGAGACTTAGCTGCTGTGTCCAGGAAGCTTTGGAGTGAAAGGTGGTGGGAAGACAAAAGCTGTTCAGAGAGCACAAACCTTCCTTGACTTATGATAGGGTTGCTCCTGATAaacccattgtaagttgaaaatgttgtaagttgaaaatacatGTAATACACCTAAACCTACCGAACATCATAGCTGAGCTTACCCTGccttaaacatgctcaggacactcacattagcctacagttgggtaAAAACATctcacacaaagcctattttataacgAAGTGTTGAATAGCTCATGTtacttattgaatactgtactgaaagtgaaaaccagaatggtggtctgggtacagaatggatgtaagtgtatcagttgttCACCCTCGTGATCGTGTGGCTGATTGAGAGCTGCGGCtctctgccactgcccagcatcaagAGAAACTATTGTAACTTGTATCACTCACCTGGAGAagagatcaaaattcaaagtatggtttccACTGGAATGCATGTCACTTTTGTATCAtcgtaaagttgaaaaatcaagTCTAAACATCATTAAGCTGGAGACTGTCTGTATATAAAAACTTAGCAAGGGATGGtgcaggaaaaagagaaatgcatGAATAAGGGtgaaaatgcaaaaaagaaaaaagtagtccTTATCTGAACATATGTAGTAGAGGACATTGGAGAGGGATCCTAGACCTCCTAGTAGAAAAGTGGTTACTAACCTCAGAGACGGCACATTGAGCAGAGATGTCTCATTAAAGACAAGGCTGATCTCATTCATATGTGTAGTTGCAGGTGTGATGGTGGGGATTCCAAGGCAAACACCTTTAGAACTAAGGTGAACTGGGATCTGGGTGGAGAGGAGACAGCAGATAGACTTTCCATACATGTATCTTGGAAGAAACCATAAATGTGAGTACCCCAAACAGCATGTAGCACTTCCCAGATATGGACATCCCCTCACTGAGAGGGAGCTGGAAATATAGATGAGCTGACAACACCTAATAAaacccagagaaagaaaaaggagtaaagaagaaaaaaatgcatcaaTTACCTATAATTGGAAATTAGTGCAATGTAGATTTCATCTATGGGAAAATAGTGATGAAttatacagttcttttttttttttttttaaacatctttattgaagtataattgctttacaatggtgtgttagtttctgctttataacaaagtgaatcagttatacatatacatatgttcccatatctcttccctcttgcatctccctccctcccaccctccctatcctacccctctaggtggtcacaaagcaccgagctgatctccctgtgctatgcggctgcttcccactagctatctattttacatttggtagtgtatatatgtccatgacactctctcaccctgtcacatctcacccctccccctccccatatcctcaagtccattctttagtaggtctgtgtctttattcccatcctgccactaggttcttcatgacctttttttttttttttccttagattccatatatatgtgttagcatactgtatttgtttttctctttctgacttacttcactctgtatgacagactctaactccatccacctcattacaaatacctccatttcatttctttttatggctgagtaatattccattgtatatatgtgccacatcttctttatccattcatccgatgatggacacttaggttgcttccatgtcctggctattgtaaatagagctgcagtgaacattgtggtacatgactctttttgaattatggttttctcagggtatatgcccagtagtgggattgctgggtcgtatggtagttctatttttagttttttaaggaacctccatactgttctctatagtggctgtatcaatttacattcccatcaacagtgcaagagtgttccctttcctccacaccctctccagcatttattgtttctagattttttgatgatggccattctgactggtgtgagatgatacctcattgtagttttgatttgcatttctctaacgattaatgatgttgagcattctttcatgtgtctgttggccatctgtatatcttctttggagaaatgtctatttaggtcttctgcccatttttggattgggttgtttgtttttttgttattgagctgcatgagctgcttgtaaatcttggagattaatcctttgtcagttgcttcatttgcaaatattttctcccattctgagggtttatACAGTTCTTAAACTATTCTTCTCTGTAACAGAATAATACATTATAATATTTAGACTATTTCCAATATTCTACTGTTGCAAATAGTGCTGAAGTGAATATACGtaagtgtattttatatatgtaaaagtgTGTGTGCTTTCATATGTCCAACCATgaatgtatgtacacacacacggtACATATATACTGCATATACACACTTTCCAATATTCTTCAATTATACTTTAAAGAGGTGTATAATGAGTTATAACCAGTTAGGAGGGACTAGTTGTATGGCTGACTTGGTGGTGAGACAGAGTAATACCACAGTTAAACAAGGAGGCAGTAGGCTCAGATTATCTGGTTGTGAATCTCTGCCCCTTTACCGTCACTTGTTAGCTTGAAtctttggacaaattacttaactctCTGGGTCTCGATTTCCTGTTAAAATGatgttattttaaagattaaatgagacagtgcATATGATGGTTTACAAAATGTGTACCACGTAGGAAGTGTCTAATAAATATTCTCTTCTGTCATTTATAATTGTGCTAAATTGACCTCTGAGCATCTTGGCCACCAAAGCAAAGTGAGTTCACTGttcagcaaaaaaataataataataaaacagcagACACTACACTTACGTAGCATGTACTACCTGCAGACTCTggtctaagtactttacatgcattaaaacattttgatgaaagacaAAGTTTCTTTCACCACTTACTATTGAATTCTAGGTTGAATTTATTCCATTATACAGAATGTTTCATTCCCATTTTtcaatgaggaaactgggactcaAAGAGTTTAAATAATACCCAAGATCTCACCCTCAGGAAGTGGTTGAACTAAGATTTGAACCTATGCCTTTGGGACTCCAAAATCTTCCTGCTACACCCTAAGCTCTTTCCAAAAGGCAGTGTGTGAATCTGACTACACTCCTTTGAGAGATACCCTGACCTGCAATAACTAAAGGCCTGATTTAGGACTCTTAACCATGTGCATGGGTACACAGATTTGCACTATAAGAATTTACAGTTGAACATTTTAACCAAGAGCCAAAACACAGCAGAAGTGTCCTCAATAGCTTTTGCTGTGATTCTCCAACGTTGAATTCTTAGAATGACACTCGTTGAGGAATGATTTACTGAGTAAAGTCCACAGAGGTTGGTGGTGTGAGAATCCCTGAGTCAGTTGCGTCCTGGAAGTAAAAATCTGGAGGTTCTGAGAGGTTGGAGCTGGTCTCAGCCAAGGCTTTCCGTGACAGCATAGAGGGTCTTACTAGAGATGCATTCATTGTAACAattcttggttatttatttattttggtaacACGTGTTTGAAAGAACTAATTGCCAAAGAAAAAACGTGATgtaaatgaacttacttacaaaacagatacagactcacagacttcgaaaacaaacttatggttaccaaaggggaaaggtgggggggagcgGGATGGGGGATAAGTtaggagactgggactgacatatacacactactatgtataaaatagacaactagtaaggacctactgtagagcacagggaactctgctcaatactctgtaataacctctatgggaaaagaatctgaaaaagaatggatatatgcatatgtgcaactgaatcactttgctgtatacctgaaactaacacaacactgtaaatcaactatactgctatataaaattaaaaattaaattgaaaaaagaacTAATCGCAGTTTTGCAACTATTTATATGCAAATGTGTGTGGTGCTAACATGCTTTTTCATAGCTAGAAATAACATATCTAAATACTAGAAATATTCAAAACTGGTTCGGTCAGTTCAGAACAGTCTGGTCAAGGTTCTGCATATTATCAAGCAAAAGATAGCTGCCTCGTATACTGTCCCCAGCCATTACAAGGAACCAATACATTACTTTTTCTAACTGTGTGTTAAAGAGATAATATAATGTAAAGTGATTTATGCGTATTTCCCCCCTTGCTCCAGGTTGCTGTTGCTTATTCCAGTGAGGCTTACATGGCTGGAATTGCCTTAAAGTTGCTTATGTTTGAAGCCTGGGTTAGGTAAATGCCCAGGTGGATAAAATGCAAATGAATAAGATCAATTTCTCATGTAGTGTGATGATAAAGCTATGCTGGATGAGTATCATATATGCGTCTACTATTTTTCCCCTACTtttcaaagaaagagaaggaaggaagattttGTTTGATAACAACGTCATGTGGAAGTATATGTGGTCTGTATTTAGAAAGGtggaaaatgtggagaaaaagcACAATATTCAGTGCGTGTCACCAGCTAATCGTGCTACCTACCTTGAACAAATCGATCTCTGCCTGCCCTGTGCTCCTCacctttatttaatttatctatttttatcgAAATAAAGTTGACAACTCCTCAGCTTTAAAATAAGGGGATGAACTGATGTGCTGGACTCTCCCAGGTTCGCCTATAATATAGGTCCTATTATCCAATAATAGGAGGAGTGCTACTTTTAAAGGATGCAATGCAAAGAACAAATCCAGTGAAGGCAGAAATGGTCCTGActccatcttttctcttttctccccagaCTATGTCAGAGAGTCACCATGACCTTGCACAATAACAATACAACCTCACCTTTGTTTCCgaacatcagctcttcctggatTCACGGCCCTTCCGATGCAGGGCTGCCCCCAGGAACGGTTACTCATTTTGGCAGCTACAACATTTCTCGGGCAGCTGGGAATTTCTCCTCTCCAAATGGCACCACCAGTGACCCTCTGGGAGGTCATACCATCTGGCAAGTGGTCTTCATTGCATTCTTAACGGGCGTCCTGGCCTTGGTGACCATCATCGGCAACATCCTGGTGATAGTGGCGTTCAAGGTCAACAAGCAACTGAAGACCGTCAACAACTACTTCCTCTTAAGTCTGGCCTGTGCTGACCTGATTATTGGGGTCATTTCAATGAATCTGTTTACTACCTACATCATCATGAACCGATGGGCTTTAGGGAACTTGGCCTGTGACCTCTGGCTTTCCATTGACTACGTGGCTAGCAATGCCTCCGTCATGAATCTTCTGGTCATTAGCTTTGACAGGTACTTTTCCATCACGAGGCCGCTCACGTACCGAGCCAAACGAACAACAAAGCGAGCTGGTGTGATGATAGGTCTGGCTTGGGTCATCTCCTTCATCCTTTGGGCTCCTGCCATCTTGTTCTGGCAATACTTTGTCGGGAAGAGAACTGTGCCTCCAGGGGAGTGTTTCATCCAGTTCCTCAGTGAGCCCACCATCACCTTCGGCACGGCAATCGCTGCCTTTTATATGCCTGTCACCATTATGACTATTTTATACTGGAGGATCtataaggaaactgaaaaacGTACCAAAGAGCTTGCTGGGCTGCAGGCCTCTgggacagaggcagaggcagagaactTTGTCCATCCCACAGGTAGTTCTCGAAGCTGCAGCAGCTATGAGCTTCAACAGCAAAGCATGAAACGCTCAGCCAGGAGGAAGTACGGACGCTGCCACTTCTGGTTCACAACCAAGAGCTGGAAGCCCAGCGCCGAACAGATGGACCAAGACCACAGCAGCAGTGACAGCTGGAATAACAACGACGCTGCCGCCTCCCTGGAAAATTCCGCTTCCTCCGATGAGGAGGACATTGGCTCGGAGACAAGAGCCATCTACTCCATCGTGCTCAAGCTTCCAGGTCACAGCACGATCCTCAGCTCCACCAAATTACCCTCGTCAGACAACCTGCAGGTGCcggaggaggagctgggggcagTGGACTTAGAGACGAAAGCCAGCAAACTGCAGGCCCAAAAGAGCATGGACGACGGAGGCAGTTTTCAGAAAAGCTTCTCCAAGCTTCCCATCCAGTTAGAGTCAGCCGTGGACACAGCCAAGGCCTCTGATGTCAACTCCTCAGTGGGCAAGACCACGGCCACCCTGCCTCTGTCCTTTAAGGAAGCTACTCTGGCCAAGAGGTTTGCTCTGAAGACCAGAAGCCAGATCACTAAGCGGAAACGGATGTCCCTCATCAAGGAGAAAAAGGCGGCCCAGACCCTCAGCGCCATCTTGCTTGCCTTCATCATCACCTGGACCCCCTACAATATTATGGTTCTGGTGAATACCTTTTGTGACAGCTGCATCCCCAAAACCTATTGGAATCTGGGCTATTGGCTGTGCTACATCAACAGCACCGTGAACCCCGTGTGCTATGCCCTGTGCAACAAAACATTCAGAACCACTTTCAAGATGCTGCTGTTGTGCCAGTGTGACAAAAGGAAGAGGCGCAAGCAGCAGTACCAGCAAAGACAGTCGGTCATTTTCCACAAGCGGGTGCCCGAGCAGGCCTTGTAGAATGAGGTGTGTTGTCAATAGCAGTCACCAAACGCACACATCAACCCACAGACCTTAGGAGGGAGTGAGGCGAGGGTGGGGGTGATTTCTGGCGCTGataaaaaaatgtctttatcaCCCAGATGTGAAAGGAGCTGCCTGTTTACCGATCCATTGAATAAATCCATTTTAATATCAAAAGTCAAATACCacttcagccaaaaataaataaataagcgtATCACTgaatataaagaaatttattctgaaatagactttgttttttcttaaagagaaagaaataattgtTTCATAGCAATTATATACCCAAATTGGTCTGCCTGGGCCTTTTCATTCCCATTAGCTCTGGAATCTCGGTGAGCGTACCTAGCCGGCCCAGTTGCCCTGTTCTTTCCAAGGATCCCCAAAGTGTCGATCCAGATCCCACGTGGAACACGTCAGGCTAGTGAATCCGTGGTTCTGAAATTCTTTCGTACGTTGCAAAGCCTCACCTTCTCGTCCCAGTAGAGCTCCCCGTCTTCTCACTGGTGTGTCGTTGAACTCTATTTGTGGACTTGATTCTTGATTCTTGCAAAGTACTGTTTTGTGCAGTTCAAGTTTCGTACAAATAAAAGatacataagtatatatgtatatatatatatgtgtgtgtgtgtgtgtgtgtgtgtgtgtgtgtgtgaattccacacacacacacatagtgtaTATAATATAATGGGAATCACTGAACTGGCAAATTGTTCCGGCAATATATTCTTTCAGTACTTTGGTGACTGACGTTTCTCTAGGATCCTAACACAACGTAAAGGTGAACTTAAACCCCGGGTAGTGTTTTGGAAACCAGGGCTGTTTTCCCGGAGACTATGCAGCAGAGAATAGCCAGGCCCTCCGGGCTGGTCTGTGTCGAGCGGTCAGCCTGGTGAGTCAGATGAGCACCAAGGTTCGACCGGACTCTGAGTGAGCTGTTACCTTTGTGGACACCCTCAACAGAGCTAAATCAAATGGGGGCCCCTCTGAGCTCTAAGAATGAACTGCATCCACAGGTTTGAATTTAATGGTCCAAATCTGAATGTTTGCCAACAAAACCTTTGCTATCTTACCTGCTTGAAACTCAATAATAGTGTCACGTTTGAATGTCATACACAGCATTACATGGGGCAAAGCAGAAGAGACCTTCTGAGGGGCAAAGAAGAACACGGGATTCGATTTCTTGCTACTTGACATCTTTAAATGAAAAAGGGCTTACACCTTTTGTCACTTAGCTGGGGTCAGTGCTTTCTGGTGTTCATTGTGCAACCTTTACCCAGGAATGGGTGGGGTTCATGAAGTCATAAGTCCTCTAAAGAAAGTATTACACTTTGAAAAGTATTGCTTCAAGTTGATTTCCTTAGTACATTTCTAAAAAGTGATTTTGTATTCTCTTCTGAATTGGCCCAAACGCTAACTGTtctgtttgggggaggggagggctgctGCTGTAGCCGTCGTCTGTGTTGCTGCTGTAGGTGTtagggttcttttttttccttttgtgggctGTGTGGGtagtgggaggggtgggaggtggggggctgaGGAGAAATCTTCCCTCTGTACAGGGTCTCCGTGGTGTGAACCCGGAGCCAGGGTAGAAGCTGCTTTTGTGTTCAGTGTGAGCTGGTGTTTACAGCAGATTTTGACAACAGTGGAAGTGTACTCAGTGGTGTCTGTGTTTCTGAACTATttaattttgtgttatgtttATATGGAGATGTATTTATGCATATTTCACCGAGTTCTATTTAATGTTGATAAATATTACTCTTCAGTCTTCAGCAGGTGGTGTCCCTTGAAAGTGATTCTTTAAGGTCCACTTGAGCAATGGGTAGGGTATATCGAGCTTTCCTGTGGCTAAGAAGAGGGAAAAGTCATCCTGTTGGTGCCAGGAGGTACCTAACTCTTTCTAGGTAATATCAACTTTAACTTCAACATAATGGTTTAATACCGTTCTAGTTAAACCTGATGGGAACCGGTCAAAGCAACCCTCCACCAGTGTATTTGAAATCACATGACAAGGGCAAAAAAAGGCAAATCGGCAtaattgaaagaattaattttttggcCCACATTCGaccaaagaataagaaaaaacagagactatTTTCTAACATGTATAGCAAACTACAGAATGTTATGTTATTAACCTGTGAAATGTCTAGTGAGCAAGTGCATCTATATTTTATTACTCACGTTGGCCTGGCAATAATAAATTTGTGAATGCTGATTCAAGTCTCCCTGTACATCAGTAATTCCCATTCTCTTTGAATCTCCTATCTTGCCTCCCTCTCAAAAGACTGtttcctgtatttaaaaaaaaaatagaattaaatttaagaaatggaGAAACGTAAGCTTTAGCAGAACTGTGAAGGTTAATAACAACTCTACTTAAACATGATTATCTCCTCATCCTTGTCCTTTTATGATGCtgagaatggaagaaaagaaagacgtCCAAGACGTCAGCTCTTCTGTTACTGGTTTAATTAtcgaattatttttaaatctctcatgAATGAAAACTGCTTTTAAATACTGTCTACTGACTCTGTTTATAGAAATGTATGTCCAACTCTTAGgtcattttcagaaaaagaaaataagaaaaacagattCTTTTGAGTTTGGAAAATTTAGAAGTATAATCAAAGATGTAGTGAAGTGTTTAAAACCAGACATAGCTGCACATGCATTTCTCAAAGGACTTTGTCACTAGAAAAGGTATTCAGCATTTACATAAGATCATCCCCCCAGATGGGAATCAAATTGTTTTCAATCCATATGAATGAGGTTTGCAGAGCTTTCATGATTATCCACTTTAATTGAGAGTAAAATAATCAAACCTAAATAAACTACATGTGAAGAAagcaccccccaacacacacacacacacacacacacacacacacacacacacacacacgaccctGTTCTCCCATTCTCTATTCTCCAGGGTCTACCAGATGGATAAGAGAAGTGAGCTTTCTGGTCCCGTATTCCCCTTGGCTCTGCTCTCTTTTATCCATCACCTACCTGTAGTCTTTCTGCTAGTTCACCGTATTACCCTGAATCATCCTTGACTTCAAATCTAGCCTTGAGTCTCCAGATAAGTTCCATTTCTATTTACTCTTTCACATATAATAGTTCTAGActctcacagaaaaaaaaaaaaaaaaacaagaaagcataAGCATAAGAAGCTGCAGGGGCTAAAGATCTAGAAGGCATAGCAGCTTTCTCTGTCAACCCCCTTGTGTGCAGATGGGCAAGTTCATTGctctggagaaggaggagagcCCTTTGTGCATCACTTGTGAGAAGGGGGAGGGCACAGCTCTGATGCAGAGTTAGCTGCCTCAGGTCAATCTCAGGAAGGAAAAGGATGCCACGGCTCAGGCACAGTAGAGAAGCCTGATGGAGGCAACACGAGACAGAGGCAGAGCCTCCGGATCATTCTGGGTGCCCCATACTTATCCGAGTAGAGACGATTCCCAGATGGGGACATATGGCTGAGAAACTGGACAGTACATCCCAGCAGCTTCAGAGGACAAGTGAAGGTATCACAAAGAAGCTCTAACTTAGCATGAGGAGCCCTGAGCTTTTGGCCCAGTTCTGTCACCAGGTAATTACATGTCCTCTGCCATGCGTGTCATTTACCCTTAAACTCACTGGGTTGTCTCCCTACGCTCTTACTCATTAACAACATGAAAGCATCTTAATTTGCCTTCTAATAGCAAACAGGTGAAATAGAGTCAGGGCGTTAGGTAAATAACTACCATGATGAATGTAAACGCTCTAACTGAAGAACACTTGAAAAATTCTGGTTTTATGTATCCCTCAgagttatttacttatatttcaaTACAATGAACTCTAAGGAACTCTCACAGTTTGTTGGTAAACCtggaattttatttcaaataccgCTTTATTCCAGGATGATCACCTAAGGCCTGACAACCTTACAAGTAGAGCTGCTGGGTAGGGGGTGTTTGGTTTCTCAGTGGTATTTCTCAAAATTGACTGAAACTGTATAGAATACAGCACCCAAAACGCTGGTCCTTTCTTCAACCTGACAGCCCTACTTGTACCACCTCCTCTAAAACTGTATTTTTCCTCATATGTCATGCGTGACAAACTTggcacagcagtgaaaacaccaCCCCATACTAGGATGCAGGTCAATTTTACTACTTGTCTTTACGGACCTAGGTTATGCTGTCTCTCCTGGTGTTTTCATGCCTCTGTTTTGTAGGAATTCTG comes from the Balaenoptera ricei isolate mBalRic1 chromosome 16, mBalRic1.hap2, whole genome shotgun sequence genome and includes:
- the CHRM3 gene encoding muscarinic acetylcholine receptor M3; the protein is MTLHNNNTTSPLFPNISSSWIHGPSDAGLPPGTVTHFGSYNISRAAGNFSSPNGTTSDPLGGHTIWQVVFIAFLTGVLALVTIIGNILVIVAFKVNKQLKTVNNYFLLSLACADLIIGVISMNLFTTYIIMNRWALGNLACDLWLSIDYVASNASVMNLLVISFDRYFSITRPLTYRAKRTTKRAGVMIGLAWVISFILWAPAILFWQYFVGKRTVPPGECFIQFLSEPTITFGTAIAAFYMPVTIMTILYWRIYKETEKRTKELAGLQASGTEAEAENFVHPTGSSRSCSSYELQQQSMKRSARRKYGRCHFWFTTKSWKPSAEQMDQDHSSSDSWNNNDAAASLENSASSDEEDIGSETRAIYSIVLKLPGHSTILSSTKLPSSDNLQVPEEELGAVDLETKASKLQAQKSMDDGGSFQKSFSKLPIQLESAVDTAKASDVNSSVGKTTATLPLSFKEATLAKRFALKTRSQITKRKRMSLIKEKKAAQTLSAILLAFIITWTPYNIMVLVNTFCDSCIPKTYWNLGYWLCYINSTVNPVCYALCNKTFRTTFKMLLLCQCDKRKRRKQQYQQRQSVIFHKRVPEQAL